In a genomic window of Streptomyces sp. NBC_01231:
- a CDS encoding LuxR C-terminal-related transcriptional regulator, whose protein sequence is MGVRLMVVDDHRLLAEALASALKLRGHRVLAAAAPAAGAAELVISRAPEVCLLGTATPAEPGMFDPVVRIKQERPQVAVVVLGPVPSPRGIAAAFAAGASGYVRHDERIEGVERAIIKARAGEAAVAPQLLQGAFSELLNPAAQPDDEGQRLLQMLTPREVEVLVRVADGEDTRLIAAGMGIAPSTARTHVQRVLMKLGVGSRLEAAALAARTGLLDRAGPVARVSSVGEGSEG, encoded by the coding sequence ATGGGAGTTCGGCTCATGGTGGTCGACGACCACCGATTGCTTGCCGAGGCGTTGGCCTCGGCGTTGAAGCTGCGGGGGCACCGGGTGCTCGCCGCGGCGGCGCCCGCCGCGGGTGCGGCGGAGTTGGTGATCAGCCGGGCGCCTGAGGTGTGCCTGCTGGGTACGGCGACGCCCGCCGAGCCGGGGATGTTCGACCCGGTGGTGAGGATCAAGCAGGAGCGGCCGCAGGTGGCGGTGGTGGTGCTGGGGCCGGTGCCGAGTCCTCGTGGGATCGCGGCGGCGTTCGCCGCGGGGGCGTCCGGTTATGTGCGGCACGACGAGCGCATCGAGGGTGTCGAGCGCGCGATCATCAAGGCTCGGGCGGGGGAGGCGGCGGTTGCTCCGCAGCTGTTGCAGGGGGCGTTCAGCGAGCTGCTGAACCCTGCGGCTCAGCCGGACGACGAGGGGCAGCGGCTGCTGCAGATGCTGACGCCCCGCGAGGTCGAGGTGCTGGTCCGGGTGGCCGACGGTGAGGACACGCGGTTGATCGCGGCGGGGATGGGGATCGCGCCGTCCACTGCTCGTACGCATGTCCAGCGGGTGTTGATGAAGCTGGGGGTGGGGTCGAGGCTGGAGGCGGCGGCGTTGGCTGCGCGGACGGGGTTGTTGGATCGGGCGGGGCCGGTGGCGCGGGTTTCTTCGGTGGGGGAGGGGTCGGAGGGGTGA